One window of the Gottschalkia purinilytica genome contains the following:
- a CDS encoding GNAT family N-acetyltransferase, producing the protein MATIEVTEVKTKKEEKDFIRLPWKIYENDPCWVPPLMSDVKKSIHGENNSLKESGPYKLLLAYKNGDICGRMCIGINEHLNEAKGYKEGYISLFESINDFEVSKKLFDYAFKWFKKMNMEKVIGPISLPNGDDNRGVLIDNFEDPTLVMNIYNKPYYRMLFEDYGFEKYWDCYAYKYKISKGVSKRYKDIVPYAMDKYKFTLDMFNLKKFDQELDDIKKVIDKAMPEEWEDFIPPTEDEIRVIGENLAPVIDPELIYIARNNEGEPIGFNIALPDYNQVLKHLNGKITPFGFLKYLYYKRKITRARLFVLFVIPEYRRKGVASAIYLKTLEVCEKRGYTYGEGSTVWEYNKTMQRDIEKLGGKLYKTYRIYKKKI; encoded by the coding sequence ATGGCAACAATTGAAGTAACAGAAGTAAAAACGAAGAAAGAAGAAAAGGACTTTATAAGATTGCCCTGGAAGATTTATGAAAATGATCCATGTTGGGTTCCGCCATTAATGTCAGATGTAAAAAAAAGCATACATGGAGAAAATAATTCTTTAAAAGAAAGCGGACCATATAAATTATTACTAGCATATAAAAATGGTGACATATGTGGAAGAATGTGTATAGGTATAAATGAACATTTAAATGAAGCTAAAGGATATAAAGAAGGATATATATCATTATTTGAAAGCATAAATGACTTTGAAGTTTCTAAAAAACTATTTGACTATGCATTTAAATGGTTTAAAAAAATGAATATGGAGAAAGTTATAGGGCCAATATCTCTCCCAAATGGTGATGACAATAGAGGTGTTCTAATAGATAATTTTGAAGATCCTACTTTGGTAATGAACATTTATAATAAACCATACTATAGAATGTTATTTGAAGATTATGGATTTGAAAAATATTGGGATTGTTATGCTTATAAATATAAGATATCTAAAGGAGTGAGTAAACGATATAAAGATATAGTGCCTTATGCTATGGACAAGTATAAGTTCACATTAGATATGTTTAATTTAAAAAAATTTGATCAAGAATTAGATGATATAAAAAAAGTAATAGATAAGGCTATGCCAGAGGAATGGGAAGATTTTATACCACCTACAGAAGACGAAATAAGAGTAATAGGTGAAAACTTAGCTCCTGTTATAGATCCTGAACTTATATATATAGCAAGAAATAATGAAGGAGAGCCAATTGGATTTAATATAGCACTACCTGACTACAATCAAGTACTAAAGCATTTAAATGGAAAAATAACCCCATTTGGATTTTTAAAATATTTATACTATAAAAGAAAAATTACAAGAGCAAGACTATTTGTATTATTTGTTATACCAGAGTATAGAAGAAAAGGTGTAGCTTCGGCTATATATTTAAAAACTTTAGAGGTATGTGAAAAAAGAGGATATACTTATGGAGAAGGTTCAACTGTTTGGGAATATAATAAAACTATGCAAAGAGATATAGAAAAATTAGGGGGTAAACTATATAAAACATATAGAATATATAAGAAGAAAATATAG
- the guaD gene encoding guanine deaminase, which yields MSNQSIKIFKGNIVFTKTKNEFTILENGYIVIKDDKIEEVSSSIPEKYKDINVIDHGNKLIIPGFVDTHLHAPQFPNRGLGLDKELLPWLETYTFPEEAKYSDLNYAKKVYKRLISELWKNGVTRSCIFNTIHKESTKLLLDMFIKSGLGAFVGKVNMDRNSSSDLTENTQQSLKDTEEILREYIDKSDIVKPIVTPRFVPSCTPELMKGLGELAKKYNAHVQSHLSENPSEVAWVKELHPEFDTYGSVYDHFGLFGQQPTVMAHCVHSDDNEISLMKKNGVFVSHCPHSNYNLSSGIAPVRKFLNQGVKVSLGSDISGGHTASSLHCMVAAVQASKMRWIDSEGELDSLTTSEAFYLATKGGGEFFGKVGSFEKEYDFDALIIDDRNLGELDITIKERIQRFIYIGDDRNILERYVTGKKIEEPKFD from the coding sequence ATGTCTAATCAATCAATTAAAATTTTCAAAGGAAATATAGTATTCACTAAAACAAAAAATGAATTTACAATATTAGAAAATGGTTATATCGTTATTAAAGATGATAAAATAGAAGAAGTATCTTCTTCTATTCCTGAAAAATATAAAGATATAAATGTTATAGACCACGGTAATAAATTAATAATCCCTGGATTTGTAGACACTCATCTACATGCTCCTCAGTTTCCTAATAGAGGACTTGGACTTGATAAAGAGCTTTTACCATGGCTTGAAACTTATACTTTTCCAGAAGAAGCTAAATATAGTGACTTAAACTATGCTAAAAAAGTGTATAAGAGACTTATAAGTGAACTATGGAAAAACGGTGTTACTCGTTCATGTATATTTAACACTATACATAAAGAATCCACTAAGTTACTGTTAGATATGTTCATTAAGTCTGGATTAGGTGCTTTTGTTGGTAAGGTAAATATGGATAGAAACTCTTCATCAGATTTAACTGAAAATACTCAACAATCTCTTAAAGATACTGAAGAAATATTAAGAGAATATATAGATAAATCGGACATTGTCAAACCTATAGTAACTCCAAGATTTGTTCCTTCGTGCACTCCTGAACTGATGAAGGGACTTGGTGAATTAGCAAAAAAATATAACGCTCATGTACAATCTCATCTATCAGAAAATCCTAGTGAAGTTGCATGGGTTAAAGAATTACATCCAGAGTTTGACACTTATGGAAGTGTATATGACCATTTTGGATTATTTGGACAACAACCTACAGTAATGGCACACTGTGTTCATAGTGATGATAATGAAATAAGCTTAATGAAGAAAAATGGTGTTTTCGTTTCTCACTGTCCTCATTCAAATTATAATTTATCTAGCGGTATAGCACCTGTTAGAAAATTTCTAAATCAAGGTGTAAAAGTAAGTCTTGGTAGTGATATATCTGGAGGACATACTGCATCTTCTTTACATTGTATGGTTGCAGCAGTTCAAGCTTCAAAGATGAGATGGATAGATTCAGAAGGAGAACTTGATTCATTAACAACTTCTGAAGCCTTTTATCTCGCAACTAAGGGTGGTGGAGAGTTCTTCGGTAAAGTAGGAAGTTTTGAAAAAGAATATGATTTTGATGCACTGATTATAGATGACAGAAATCTAGGAGAACTTGATATTACAATTAAAGAACGTATCCAAAGATTCATATATATAGGCGATGATAGAAATATATTAGAAAGATACGTGACTGGAAAAAAGATTGAAGAGCCTAAGTTTGATTAA
- a CDS encoding S8 family serine peptidase, whose protein sequence is MKNFKLFKKIVSITIALSLVLLNFTPFINNTLVLAKEEIKTRVVVKIEDNADITYENNIKDSKELIKQYPQLNEVLDKYPHLEFEQLFESIEEEQVQESNTYYSESSESDVSNLLNYYVVEVSNESQGRIIVEVLEKLDFIETAYIEGKPVQPTSVYPYDDPRYPRQGYLKPAPLGIDAEYAWKLKGGDGKGITFVDVEQGWALNHEDLIEKDIKLISGVNRMFYEHGTSVLGEVVAMDNNIGNVGITPNANAKVVSQWRTNSKYSTADAILSAVNNMNPGDVLLLEAQTNYSGYSSYLPVEVEPAVFDAIRFGTDKGIVIVEAAGNGSNDLDNFKDIHGKQVLNRNSRDFKDSGAIMVGAATSSVPHQKSKFSNYGSRIDTYGWGDSIDTLSGTPEKPNLYTSYFNGTSGASPIVSGAAIAIQGIAKEMFGKVYSPEKLRDILSDPSTGTLSANPTNDKIGVMPNLKAILDKIIGSSDEIDKELPNAPSDLTYTSKTEKNISLKWNESTDNIKVEKYEVYRDNKFIGFSRTRTYEDVDLEPDKEYKYYVVAIDSSGNKSLPSNEIAVKTDPSKVTTYPEWDSNKAYNGGDIVTYKGITYRAKWWSVPGYAPDTKVINEWETPWEVYKY, encoded by the coding sequence ATGAAAAATTTTAAGTTATTCAAAAAGATAGTTTCTATAACTATAGCCTTATCGTTAGTGTTACTTAACTTTACACCTTTCATAAATAATACGTTAGTATTGGCAAAGGAAGAAATCAAGACTCGTGTAGTAGTTAAGATTGAGGATAATGCTGATATTACATATGAAAATAATATAAAAGATAGTAAGGAGCTTATAAAACAATATCCTCAGCTAAATGAGGTACTTGATAAATATCCTCATCTTGAATTTGAACAGTTATTTGAGTCTATTGAAGAGGAGCAAGTTCAAGAATCTAATACATATTATTCTGAGTCAAGTGAAAGTGATGTATCTAATTTATTAAATTATTATGTTGTTGAGGTTTCAAATGAATCTCAAGGAAGGATTATAGTAGAAGTATTAGAAAAGCTGGATTTTATTGAGACAGCTTACATAGAGGGAAAACCTGTACAACCTACATCTGTCTATCCGTATGATGATCCAAGATATCCAAGACAAGGATATCTAAAACCAGCTCCATTAGGAATTGATGCAGAATACGCGTGGAAACTTAAGGGTGGAGATGGAAAAGGAATAACATTTGTAGACGTGGAACAAGGATGGGCATTAAATCATGAAGATCTAATTGAAAAAGATATTAAATTAATATCTGGAGTAAATCGTATGTTTTATGAACATGGAACTTCTGTTTTAGGAGAAGTAGTAGCTATGGATAACAATATTGGGAATGTAGGAATAACACCAAATGCAAATGCAAAAGTAGTTTCTCAATGGAGAACTAATAGCAAATATAGTACAGCTGATGCAATTTTGAGTGCTGTTAACAATATGAATCCAGGAGATGTATTACTTCTAGAAGCACAAACAAATTATTCAGGTTATAGCTCTTATTTGCCAGTAGAAGTAGAGCCAGCAGTTTTTGATGCTATTAGATTTGGTACAGATAAAGGTATTGTAATAGTTGAAGCAGCTGGAAATGGATCTAATGATTTAGACAATTTTAAAGATATTCATGGTAAACAAGTATTAAATAGAAATAGTCGTGACTTTAAAGATTCAGGTGCTATTATGGTTGGGGCTGCTACATCTAGTGTTCCTCATCAAAAATCTAAATTTTCAAACTACGGAAGTCGTATAGATACATATGGATGGGGAGATAGTATTGATACGTTATCTGGTACTCCAGAAAAACCTAATCTATATACATCGTATTTTAATGGAACTTCAGGAGCTTCACCAATTGTTAGTGGCGCAGCAATAGCTATTCAAGGAATTGCAAAAGAAATGTTTGGAAAAGTATATAGTCCTGAAAAACTAAGGGATATTTTAAGTGATCCGAGTACAGGAACACTGTCTGCAAATCCTACTAACGATAAAATAGGAGTAATGCCAAATTTAAAAGCAATTTTGGACAAGATAATTGGATCATCAGATGAAATAGATAAAGAACTACCAAATGCACCATCAGATTTAACTTATACATCTAAAACAGAAAAAAATATATCTTTAAAATGGAATGAATCAACAGATAATATAAAAGTAGAAAAATATGAAGTATATAGAGATAATAAATTTATTGGTTTTTCAAGAACGAGAACATATGAGGATGTAGACTTGGAACCAGATAAAGAATATAAATACTATGTTGTGGCTATAGATTCATCAGGTAATAAATCTTTACCAAGTAATGAAATAGCAGTAAAAACTGATCCTAGTAAAGTTACTACTTATCCAGAATGGGATTCGAATAAAGCATATAATGGAGGGGACATAGTAACATATAAAGGAATTACATATCGTGCCAAATGGTGGTCTGTCCCTGGATATGCTCCTGATACAAAAGTTATAAATGAGTGGGAGACACCTTGGGAAGTATATAAATATTAG
- a CDS encoding CtsR family transcriptional regulator, with product MARLSNIIEDFIKSLLSEAENGIIEIQRNELAQYFDCAPSQINYVLTTRFTLDKGYYIESRRGGGGYIKIVKVNINNDKHIQNLIINLIGDSITKTKSFSLIDDFMEENIITEREGRLMKSALSDRSLQISNNTNQIRANILKNMLLVLIN from the coding sequence ATGGCTAGATTGAGTAATATAATAGAAGACTTTATTAAAAGTTTATTGAGCGAAGCAGAGAATGGAATAATAGAAATACAGAGAAATGAATTAGCTCAATATTTTGATTGTGCCCCATCACAAATAAATTATGTACTTACTACTAGATTTACTTTAGATAAAGGTTATTATATAGAAAGTAGAAGAGGTGGTGGCGGTTATATAAAGATAGTTAAAGTTAATATAAATAATGATAAACATATACAAAACTTAATAATAAATTTAATAGGAGATTCGATAACAAAGACAAAATCATTTTCTTTAATAGATGACTTTATGGAAGAGAATATTATAACTGAAAGAGAAGGGAGATTGATGAAATCAGCTCTTTCAGATAGATCACTTCAAATATCAAATAATACTAATCAAATAAGGGCTAATATTTTAAAAAATATGCTTCTTGTTTTAATAAATTAA
- a CDS encoding protein arginine kinase — translation MAKWLDGVGEEKNIAISSRIRLARNIENIRLPQYMDLEDGKKITDIVNNAVNNSDIIESKDFNFYPINSISNIDKEVFVERHLISPDLLRNPQISSFLLKNDETVTIMINEEDHIRIQALLPGLNLEKAWELCSNIDDAIEKNVDYAFDERFGYLTSCPTNVGTGLRASVMLHLPCLVLTGYINNVLQAVNQIGLTVRGLYGEGTSAIGNIFQISNQVTLGESEEEIIKKLKGIVLQIIAKERDSRNTLLNVNKIQIEDKVYRSLGLLQSARIITAKESMDLLSDVRMGIDLGIIENINMEIVNKLIMDIQPASVQKIFKEELNSNVRDIRRGEIIRERLER, via the coding sequence ATGGCTAAATGGTTAGATGGTGTAGGAGAAGAGAAAAATATAGCAATAAGTAGCAGAATAAGACTTGCTAGAAATATAGAAAATATAAGATTACCACAATATATGGATTTAGAAGACGGTAAAAAAATTACGGATATAGTTAATAATGCTGTAAATAACAGTGATATCATAGAGTCTAAAGACTTTAACTTTTATCCAATAAATAGTATATCCAATATAGATAAAGAGGTATTTGTAGAAAGACATTTAATAAGTCCTGATTTACTAAGAAATCCACAGATAAGTTCATTTTTATTGAAGAATGACGAAACAGTTACTATTATGATAAATGAAGAAGATCATATAAGAATTCAAGCATTACTTCCAGGACTAAATTTAGAAAAAGCATGGGAGTTATGCAGTAACATAGATGATGCGATAGAGAAGAATGTGGACTACGCATTTGATGAAAGATTTGGCTATTTAACTTCTTGTCCAACTAACGTAGGAACAGGATTAAGAGCTTCAGTGATGCTTCATTTACCTTGCTTAGTATTAACTGGATATATAAATAATGTTTTGCAAGCTGTAAATCAAATAGGGTTAACTGTACGAGGACTATATGGAGAAGGAACTAGTGCTATTGGGAATATATTTCAAATATCTAATCAGGTAACATTAGGAGAATCCGAAGAAGAAATAATTAAGAAATTAAAGGGAATTGTCTTGCAAATTATAGCTAAAGAAAGAGACTCTAGAAATACTTTATTAAATGTAAATAAAATTCAAATTGAAGATAAAGTATACAGATCACTTGGTTTGTTACAAAGTGCTAGGATTATAACTGCTAAAGAATCTATGGATTTATTATCTGATGTTAGAATGGGAATTGATTTGGGAATAATAGAAAATATAAATATGGAAATAGTTAATAAACTAATTATGGATATTCAACCAGCTAGTGTTCAAAAAATATTTAAAGAAGAGTTAAACTCTAATGTTAGAGATATACGAAGAGGAGAAATAATAAGAGAAAGACTAGAAAGATAG
- a CDS encoding corrinoid protein — MCNLKKHLLDQLSECVVEMEEDKVVKVANEYVNNKFDINEGITEGLANGMEKVGELYEEGEYYIPEMLICADTMYNGLDVLKANLKSQDVDEKYKAVVGVIEGDTHDIGKNLFKIMLETVGFEVCDLGSNVAPIDFINKAKEINANLIGVSTLMTTTMENMAEVIELLKRENIREKISVMIGGGPVSQTFAEKIGADGYAKDAHAAANLAKKLVSNN, encoded by the coding sequence ATGTGTAACCTTAAGAAGCATTTACTAGATCAACTTTCTGAATGCGTGGTAGAAATGGAAGAAGATAAAGTTGTAAAAGTTGCTAATGAATATGTAAATAATAAATTTGATATAAATGAAGGAATTACAGAAGGACTAGCTAATGGTATGGAGAAAGTAGGGGAATTATACGAAGAAGGAGAATATTATATTCCTGAAATGCTGATATGTGCTGATACAATGTATAATGGATTAGATGTTTTAAAAGCAAATCTGAAGAGTCAAGATGTAGATGAAAAATATAAGGCTGTAGTTGGAGTAATAGAAGGAGATACTCATGATATAGGAAAGAATCTGTTTAAAATAATGCTTGAAACTGTTGGATTTGAAGTATGTGATTTAGGAAGTAATGTTGCACCTATTGATTTTATCAATAAGGCTAAAGAAATAAATGCTAACTTAATTGGAGTTTCAACTCTTATGACTACTACGATGGAAAATATGGCCGAAGTTATAGAGCTATTAAAAAGAGAAAATATACGAGAAAAAATATCGGTAATGATCGGTGGAGGTCCAGTATCGCAAACCTTTGCTGAAAAGATTGGAGCAGATGGATATGCTAAAGATGCCCATGCTGCAGCTAATTTAGCTAAAAAGCTTGTTTCAAATAATTAA
- the fusA gene encoding elongation factor G, giving the protein MQTYHTSQIRNVVLLGHGSCGKTTLGESILYATKTITRKGKVEEKNTISDFNKEEMNRQFSISTSILPVEWKNIKINMLDTPGYFDFYGEVESALKICESAVIVVDASSGIEVGTEKAWKLTEKEEKPKIIFINKLDKENINLNKLIDNLRDKLGLKIVPVTIPTGKEDSFKGFVDIINMVGKRYNGEYCEDVPISDEVQEEVNKYRDILIESIAETDENLLEKFFNEEEFTEEEIRDGLKKAILNNNLVPVVMGSAINDIGVHTLLNMIDNYLPSPEDITLSNIEINNQDPFSAFVFKTISDPFVGKISLFKVCTGKISKDKEIYNANKESAEKLSNIFIMRGKNHIEVNEIIAGDIGATTKLQITGTGDTLCDKKRIIKYEKVNYPQPCLFLAIEPRSKGDEEKIGISLQKIVDEDPTFTVERNKETKELLIGGQGNIQLDIAVSKLKNTFGVDVDLKDPKIPYRETIKGKSDVQGKHKKQTGGAGQYGDVHIRFEPSENEFEFQEEIFGGAVPRQYIPAVEKGLRESLEKGVLAGFPVVNVRAILYDGSYHSVDSNEMAFKIAASLAFKKGIKEANPVLLEPIMKIEILIPEEYMGEIMGDMNKRRGKILGMEQKEDGSQLVIAEAPHSEILKYATDLRSMTQARGTFTMEFLRYEEVPHHMSEKIIEEFQ; this is encoded by the coding sequence ATGCAAACGTACCACACTAGCCAAATAAGAAATGTGGTTTTGTTAGGTCATGGTAGTTGTGGAAAAACCACTTTAGGAGAGTCAATACTTTACGCTACTAAAACTATAACTAGAAAAGGAAAAGTAGAAGAAAAGAATACTATATCAGACTTTAATAAAGAAGAAATGAATAGGCAGTTTTCAATATCTACTTCAATATTACCTGTAGAATGGAAAAATATAAAAATAAATATGTTAGATACACCAGGATACTTTGATTTTTACGGTGAAGTAGAAAGTGCTTTAAAAATTTGTGAAAGTGCAGTTATAGTTGTAGATGCATCTTCTGGAATAGAAGTAGGTACAGAAAAAGCGTGGAAACTTACAGAAAAAGAGGAAAAGCCTAAAATTATATTTATCAATAAATTAGACAAAGAAAACATTAATTTAAATAAGTTAATAGATAATTTAAGAGACAAACTTGGACTCAAGATAGTACCAGTTACTATTCCCACAGGAAAAGAAGATAGCTTTAAGGGATTTGTAGATATAATAAACATGGTAGGAAAACGATATAATGGAGAATACTGTGAAGATGTTCCTATATCAGATGAGGTACAAGAAGAAGTAAATAAATATAGAGATATATTGATAGAGTCAATAGCAGAGACTGATGAAAATTTATTGGAAAAGTTTTTTAATGAAGAGGAATTTACAGAGGAAGAAATAAGAGATGGATTGAAAAAAGCTATATTGAATAATAACTTAGTACCAGTTGTAATGGGCTCAGCTATAAATGATATTGGAGTACATACATTACTTAATATGATAGATAACTACTTACCAAGTCCAGAGGATATAACTTTATCTAATATAGAGATAAATAATCAAGATCCTTTTTCAGCATTTGTATTTAAAACAATTTCAGATCCGTTTGTGGGAAAAATATCTTTATTTAAGGTATGCACTGGAAAAATAAGTAAAGATAAAGAAATATATAATGCTAATAAAGAAAGTGCTGAGAAGTTATCCAATATATTTATTATGAGAGGTAAAAATCATATAGAAGTTAATGAAATAATAGCAGGAGACATAGGTGCTACTACTAAACTCCAAATTACAGGTACAGGAGACACTCTATGTGATAAGAAAAGAATAATAAAGTATGAGAAAGTAAATTATCCTCAACCATGCTTATTTTTAGCAATCGAACCTAGATCTAAAGGAGACGAAGAAAAAATAGGAATATCACTACAAAAAATTGTTGATGAAGATCCTACATTTACAGTAGAAAGAAATAAGGAAACTAAAGAACTCTTAATAGGGGGGCAAGGTAATATACAGTTAGATATAGCTGTAAGTAAATTGAAAAATACGTTTGGAGTAGATGTAGACTTAAAAGATCCTAAAATACCTTACAGAGAAACTATAAAAGGTAAATCAGATGTTCAAGGCAAGCATAAAAAACAAACTGGTGGAGCGGGTCAATATGGAGATGTACATATAAGATTTGAGCCTAGTGAAAATGAATTTGAATTTCAAGAAGAAATATTTGGAGGAGCTGTACCAAGGCAATATATACCTGCTGTTGAAAAAGGACTTAGAGAAAGCTTGGAAAAGGGAGTTTTAGCAGGATTTCCAGTAGTTAATGTAAGAGCAATACTATATGATGGATCTTACCATTCTGTGGATTCAAATGAAATGGCTTTTAAGATAGCTGCTTCATTGGCTTTCAAAAAAGGAATAAAGGAAGCAAATCCTGTTTTACTTGAACCTATTATGAAGATTGAAATACTAATACCTGAAGAATATATGGGTGAGATTATGGGAGATATGAATAAAAGAAGAGGTAAGATATTAGGAATGGAACAAAAAGAAGATGGAAGTCAACTAGTCATAGCAGAGGCACCACATTCTGAAATACTTAAGTATGCTACAGATTTAAGATCAATGACACAAGCTAGAGGAACTTTCACAATGGAATTTTTGAGATATGAAGAAGTACCTCACCATATGAGTGAAAAAATTATAGAAGAGTTTCAATAG
- the hisC gene encoding histidinol-phosphate transaminase — MSITFREELKDLTPYQPGKPIDDVKREYGISDVIKLASNENPLGCSPKCIEAIKKAADSLAIYPDGNCTLLKESLSKKLNVTPKQIALSSGSDEMVDILAKTFISKDDEVILSSVTFPRYISTTKMMGGKPVIVPLEKWTYNLDGMLKALSDDTKLIWLCNPNNPTGTMFTEEKLLNFLSKVPKDVIVVYDEAYNEYVTSDEYPKNSIELLKKYDNLIILRTFSKIYGLASLRIGYTIANEEVIQNIDKVRAAFNVNSLAQAAALAALNDEEFIKKSYETNKEGKKYLYEEFNKLGLEYAQSETNHIFVNVEKDANEVYVELQKRGMIIRPIIDTWIRVSIGTSEQNAIFIKLLKEVLNK; from the coding sequence ATGAGTATTACTTTTAGAGAAGAACTTAAAGATCTTACTCCTTATCAACCAGGCAAACCTATAGATGATGTTAAAAGAGAATATGGTATAAGTGATGTAATAAAGCTAGCTTCTAATGAGAATCCTCTTGGATGTTCTCCAAAATGTATTGAAGCTATAAAGAAAGCTGCTGATTCTTTAGCTATATATCCAGATGGTAATTGTACATTATTAAAAGAATCTTTATCTAAAAAGCTTAATGTAACCCCTAAGCAAATAGCATTAAGCAGTGGTTCTGATGAAATGGTAGATATATTAGCCAAGACATTTATAAGTAAAGATGATGAAGTTATATTATCCTCTGTTACTTTTCCTAGATACATATCTACTACAAAAATGATGGGAGGAAAGCCTGTTATAGTACCTCTTGAAAAATGGACTTATAACTTGGATGGTATGTTAAAGGCTTTAAGTGATGATACTAAGTTAATTTGGTTATGTAATCCTAACAACCCTACAGGAACTATGTTTACAGAAGAAAAGCTATTAAACTTTTTAAGTAAAGTTCCCAAAGATGTAATAGTAGTTTATGATGAAGCTTATAATGAGTATGTAACTAGCGATGAGTATCCTAAAAATAGTATAGAGCTTCTTAAAAAATATGATAACTTAATTATTTTAAGAACATTTTCAAAAATATACGGACTTGCCTCTTTAAGAATAGGATACACTATAGCAAATGAAGAAGTCATTCAAAACATTGACAAAGTAAGAGCAGCTTTCAATGTTAACTCACTAGCACAAGCTGCTGCACTTGCTGCTCTTAATGATGAAGAATTTATAAAGAAAAGTTATGAAACAAATAAAGAAGGTAAAAAGTATCTGTATGAAGAGTTCAACAAATTAGGATTAGAGTATGCTCAATCTGAAACTAATCATATATTTGTCAACGTAGAAAAGGATGCTAATGAAGTATATGTTGAACTTCAAAAAAGAGGTATGATTATTAGACCTATAATTGATACTTGGATAAGAGTTAGTATAGGTACTAGTGAGCAAAATGCTATATTTATCAAATTGCTTAAAGAAGTTTTGAATAAATAA
- a CDS encoding UvrB/UvrC motif-containing protein encodes MMCEECGKNPSTVHMKNIINGKVTEVHICEECAKKHKGFATDTPFSIHSLLTGLLDSVQDEGVKVDYVQGTTCDTCGMPYGKFRQLGKFGCSDCYRSFKEKLNPLLKRIHGHDKHVGKIPKKAGKLIRIKKDIEDLKNKLDILVQNEEFEEAAEIRDEIKRLQKELDNSKE; translated from the coding sequence ATGATGTGTGAAGAATGTGGAAAAAATCCCTCAACAGTTCATATGAAAAATATAATAAATGGAAAAGTAACAGAAGTTCATATATGTGAGGAATGTGCTAAAAAACACAAAGGATTTGCTACTGACACTCCTTTTTCTATTCATAGTTTATTAACAGGACTTTTGGATAGTGTACAAGATGAAGGCGTAAAAGTTGATTATGTACAAGGAACAACTTGTGATACATGTGGTATGCCTTATGGGAAATTTAGACAGCTAGGTAAATTCGGATGTAGCGATTGTTATAGATCATTTAAAGAAAAGCTTAATCCACTATTAAAGAGAATACATGGACATGATAAACATGTAGGCAAAATTCCTAAAAAAGCAGGTAAGCTTATAAGGATAAAAAAAGATATAGAAGATCTTAAAAATAAGCTAGATATATTGGTACAAAATGAAGAATTTGAAGAAGCTGCAGAGATAAGAGATGAGATAAAGAGACTCCAAAAAGAACTAGACAATAGTAAGGAGTGA
- a CDS encoding phosphatase PAP2 family protein yields the protein MKDFYKKYEHLFMILILITLSLVYFQINSLNRQVYNVEIFIDNYIPYVKYMIIPYVIYYIYLWGTYIYMIFKDRSLFVVHAKTMAFGTVISIIIFLIFPGYITRPEIVGDDIFTKLTLLIYSADNPVNVLPSLHVLQSVLTHKGIINIKNISKFSKYVSQITCALISLSTVMIKQHSFLDLIFGYGLAILSYRIVYKRSGLSLKVDGNDIMGA from the coding sequence ATGAAGGATTTTTATAAAAAATACGAGCACTTATTTATGATTTTAATATTAATAACTTTAAGCTTGGTGTATTTTCAAATAAATAGTTTAAATAGACAAGTATATAATGTAGAAATTTTTATAGATAACTATATTCCATATGTAAAATATATGATTATTCCATATGTTATATACTATATTTATTTGTGGGGAACTTATATTTATATGATATTTAAAGATAGAAGTCTCTTTGTAGTTCATGCTAAAACAATGGCATTTGGAACAGTTATAAGCATTATAATATTTTTAATATTCCCAGGATATATAACTAGACCTGAAATAGTTGGAGACGATATATTTACAAAATTAACTTTACTTATATATAGTGCAGATAATCCTGTAAATGTACTTCCAAGTCTTCATGTTTTACAATCAGTATTAACTCATAAAGGTATAATTAACATTAAAAATATAAGCAAGTTTTCTAAATATGTTTCTCAGATTACATGTGCACTTATAAGTCTATCAACTGTAATGATAAAACAACACTCTTTTCTAGATTTAATATTTGGATATGGATTAGCTATACTTTCTTATAGAATAGTATATAAAAGAAGTGGACTAAGTTTAAAGGTTGACGGAAACGATATTATGGGAGCTTAG